The following coding sequences lie in one Vallitalea longa genomic window:
- a CDS encoding GNAT family N-acetyltransferase: MGFKFVNYKSSYTLDAAKMMRKTWHYDKSFEGLKDNIYLYKIFFQYSIISSKYCDLVADENDKLVGILMAGPIIKKKSIKHIGFGINFIYKWLTGKLGKRKAAMNTLFILYEENNKIMKDSNRYDNEINLFFVDEKTRGNGLGKKLMNRYINYCKNQNIRSIILMTDAGCNYGFYDHYGFKRINAIHSNLFAKPELKYNGFAYAYKVEEALS; the protein is encoded by the coding sequence ATGGGATTCAAATTTGTTAATTATAAAAGTTCATATACATTGGATGCAGCAAAAATGATGAGAAAAACGTGGCATTATGATAAAAGTTTTGAAGGACTCAAAGATAACATTTATTTATACAAAATATTTTTCCAATATTCTATAATCAGCAGTAAATATTGTGATCTAGTCGCTGATGAAAACGATAAATTAGTTGGAATTTTAATGGCTGGACCAATTATTAAGAAAAAGTCAATAAAGCATATAGGATTTGGTATTAACTTTATATATAAATGGTTAACAGGTAAACTAGGAAAAAGAAAAGCGGCTATGAATACTTTATTTATCTTGTATGAAGAAAACAATAAAATAATGAAAGATTCAAATAGATACGATAATGAAATCAACTTGTTTTTTGTGGATGAAAAAACCAGAGGAAACGGATTAGGCAAAAAATTGATGAATAGATATATTAATTACTGTAAGAACCAAAATATAAGAAGTATAATCTTGATGACAGATGCCGGATGTAATTATGGATTTTATGATCATTATGGATTCAAGCGAATCAATGCTATTCACAGCAATCTTTTTGCAAAACCGGAATTGAAGTATAATGGATTCGCTTATGCTTATAAAGTGGAGGAAGCTTTGAGTTAG